In Micromonospora sp. NBC_01813, the following are encoded in one genomic region:
- a CDS encoding Rv3235 family protein gives MPPLDPPFTDAPADFGVHPGVQLALDLSGPPSVEPARPPDDRSGTGHGGPAALPPDALAGASPDARQAAHRFLAASVEIINGFRPVSHGRRLTTPKQASAICVQLTAAVERVRTADRPPGGQRGRGPQPSRPGQPASARPGPPMRGDRRQELLRVRQLRICEPMAGVVETAAVLGTSSRSWALAFRLERQAGVWLGTAVQLI, from the coding sequence GTGCCACCACTGGACCCACCCTTCACCGACGCGCCAGCCGACTTCGGCGTCCATCCCGGCGTACAGCTGGCACTTGATCTGTCCGGGCCGCCCTCGGTCGAGCCGGCGCGGCCGCCCGACGACCGGTCGGGCACCGGGCACGGCGGGCCGGCGGCCCTGCCGCCGGACGCACTGGCCGGCGCGTCGCCCGACGCCCGCCAGGCCGCACACCGCTTCCTGGCGGCGAGCGTCGAGATCATCAACGGCTTCCGCCCGGTGTCGCACGGCCGCCGGCTCACCACCCCCAAGCAGGCATCGGCGATCTGCGTGCAGTTGACCGCCGCCGTCGAACGGGTCCGGACGGCGGACCGGCCGCCTGGCGGCCAGCGCGGGCGGGGGCCACAACCGTCGCGGCCAGGGCAGCCAGCGTCGGCACGGCCGGGGCCACCGATGCGGGGCGACCGCCGACAGGAGCTGCTCCGGGTCCGTCAGCTGCGGATCTGCGAGCCGATGGCCGGTGTCGTGGAGACCGCGGCGGTGCTCGGCACCAGCAGCCGCAGTTGGGCGCTGGCGTTTCGACTCGAACGTCAGGCCGGCGTCTGGCTGGGCACCGCCGTGCAGCTCATCTGA
- a CDS encoding helix-turn-helix domain-containing protein, with product MEPRFLQLSDVAAELNVSDSQVYHMVRSGELPAIKVGGRGQWRVERAQLEEYIQRKYTETAEWVQSNPLIERDPE from the coding sequence GTGGAGCCGAGGTTCCTGCAGTTGTCCGACGTCGCCGCGGAGCTCAACGTATCCGACTCGCAGGTCTACCACATGGTCCGCAGTGGCGAGTTGCCCGCGATCAAGGTCGGCGGGCGCGGTCAGTGGCGGGTGGAGCGCGCCCAGTTGGAGGAGTACATCCAACGCAAGTACACCGAGACCGCCGAGTGGGTGCAGAGCAACCCGCTGATCGAGCGCGACCCCGAGTAG
- a CDS encoding serine/threonine-protein kinase codes for MHGQDTTWQPLGARYRLGARIASGAIGTVHRAHDLHEDVPVAVKLLRPESAEQPDLVEGLLTEARLLSRLDHPNVIGLRDRVVDGDRPALVLDLIDGDDLRRRVRRDGPLPPAVAVDIAAQLATALAYLHERDIVHGDVKPANLLVPADGGRVRLIDFGAARIGSVAPADRSTLGTPEYVAPEIVAGEPATAATDVYALGIVLFELLCGRSPYRGGPADEVLARHRRCVPVPPPGLPQAVWPVIEQCLAAEAAGRPAAGLLAARLRGLEPTLDGRPALPALPADAVTWWPRGGAQSTVTGNATVGGPRSTAGGAAAAVPAAAGGRAAPPAGPAGYPGLPGVPVPLRRRLLRVGGAAGGGAMLLATVIGLTLAAGQQPPVVGRPGADLVPAVTATGDPGLPPGRAAQAQPGASAASPDAAARPDAAAAGPGVGAEPGQGGREPAGSAGQVGASGQVGSSGSAGSGASVGSPESADPGAQPSFPGDPGGELGIGIGDPVPQWPVLQPAGSDTPN; via the coding sequence GTGCATGGGCAGGATACGACGTGGCAGCCGTTGGGCGCGCGGTACCGGCTGGGCGCCCGGATAGCCAGTGGGGCGATCGGCACGGTGCACCGCGCGCACGATCTGCACGAGGACGTACCGGTGGCGGTGAAGTTGCTCCGGCCGGAGTCGGCCGAGCAACCGGATCTGGTGGAGGGTCTGCTCACCGAGGCCAGGTTGCTGTCCCGGCTGGACCATCCCAATGTGATCGGGCTGCGCGACCGGGTCGTCGACGGGGATCGGCCGGCGTTGGTGCTGGATCTGATCGACGGCGACGACCTGCGTCGCCGAGTACGCCGGGACGGACCACTGCCGCCTGCCGTGGCCGTCGACATCGCCGCTCAGCTCGCCACCGCGCTGGCGTACCTGCACGAACGGGACATCGTGCACGGTGATGTGAAGCCGGCGAACCTGTTGGTGCCGGCGGACGGTGGCCGGGTCCGGCTGATCGACTTCGGTGCGGCGCGGATCGGATCGGTCGCCCCGGCGGACAGGTCGACCCTGGGGACACCGGAGTACGTCGCCCCGGAGATCGTCGCCGGCGAGCCGGCGACCGCCGCCACGGACGTGTACGCCCTCGGAATCGTGCTGTTCGAGTTGCTGTGTGGACGTAGCCCCTACCGGGGTGGCCCTGCCGACGAGGTGCTCGCCCGGCACCGTCGGTGTGTGCCCGTACCGCCGCCAGGGCTGCCGCAGGCGGTGTGGCCGGTGATCGAGCAGTGCCTGGCGGCGGAGGCGGCCGGGCGGCCGGCCGCCGGTCTGCTCGCGGCGCGGCTGCGCGGTCTGGAACCGACACTCGACGGTAGGCCGGCGTTGCCCGCGTTGCCCGCTGACGCGGTCACCTGGTGGCCGCGCGGTGGGGCGCAGTCCACCGTGACCGGCAATGCCACGGTTGGCGGACCACGGTCGACGGCCGGTGGCGCGGCGGCTGCGGTGCCGGCTGCGGCGGGCGGGCGGGCGGCACCGCCGGCCGGGCCGGCGGGGTATCCCGGGCTGCCCGGAGTGCCCGTGCCGCTGCGGCGGCGGCTGCTGCGGGTCGGCGGTGCGGCTGGCGGTGGGGCCATGTTGCTGGCCACAGTGATCGGGCTCACACTGGCCGCCGGTCAGCAGCCCCCGGTGGTCGGACGGCCAGGGGCGGACCTGGTGCCGGCGGTCACCGCGACCGGCGATCCGGGGCTGCCGCCGGGTCGGGCCGCACAGGCGCAGCCGGGCGCCAGTGCGGCGTCGCCGGACGCGGCGGCACGACCTGACGCGGCGGCGGCAGGGCCTGGTGTGGGGGCAGAGCCTGGCCAGGGAGGGCGGGAACCGGCCGGCTCCGCAGGTCAGGTAGGTGCGAGCGGCCAGGTAGGTTCGAGCGGATCGGCCGGGTCCGGCGCGTCCGTCGGGTCACCGGAGTCGGCCGATCCGGGAGCCCAGCCCAGCTTTCCGGGTGATCCGGGTGGTGAGTTGGGCATCGGGATCGGCGATCCGGTGCCACAGTGGCCGGTGTTGCAGCCGGCCGGATCGGACACTCCGAACTAG
- the ftsE gene encoding cell division ATP-binding protein FtsE, giving the protein MIALEQVTKTYPKASRPSLDNVSVAIEKGEFVFFIGPSGSGKSTIIKLLLHEVSPNKGKVVVNSKDVTTMRSWKIPNFRRSIGCVFQDFRLLPNRTAYENVAFALEVIGKTKAVARRVVPEVLELVGLGGKEHRYPHELSGGEQQRVAVARAFVNRPLILLADEPTGNLDPDTSIEIMRLLDRINRTGTTVVMVTHDSNIVNQMRRRVIEIEAGRIVRDQARGVYG; this is encoded by the coding sequence GTGATTGCGCTCGAGCAAGTGACGAAGACGTACCCGAAGGCGTCCCGGCCCTCGCTGGACAACGTGTCGGTCGCGATCGAGAAGGGCGAGTTCGTCTTCTTCATCGGTCCTTCCGGTTCCGGCAAGTCCACGATCATCAAGCTGTTGCTGCACGAGGTGAGCCCGAACAAGGGCAAAGTCGTCGTGAACAGCAAGGACGTCACGACCATGCGCTCCTGGAAGATCCCCAACTTCCGGCGCTCCATCGGCTGTGTGTTCCAGGACTTCCGGCTGCTGCCCAACCGCACCGCGTACGAGAACGTCGCCTTCGCCCTCGAGGTGATCGGCAAGACGAAGGCGGTCGCCCGGCGGGTCGTTCCCGAGGTGCTGGAGCTGGTCGGTCTCGGCGGCAAGGAGCACCGCTACCCACATGAGCTCTCCGGCGGTGAGCAGCAGCGGGTCGCGGTCGCCCGAGCGTTCGTGAACCGACCGCTGATCCTGCTCGCCGACGAGCCGACCGGAAACCTGGACCCGGACACCTCGATCGAGATCATGCGGCTGCTGGACCGGATCAACCGCACCGGTACGACCGTCGTCATGGTCACCCACGACTCCAACATCGTGAACCAGATGCGGCGCCGGGTCATCGAGATCGAGGCCGGCCGGATCGTCCGTGACCAGGCGCGCGGCGTCTACGGCTGA
- the prfB gene encoding peptide chain release factor 2 produces the protein MTSADYADQLKDLDATLRRIEAVIDIARLRRDQAELEEAASAPDLWNDQTRAQEVTSRLSYANAEISKLESLRTRLDDAGLMLEMAQAEADAGTLAELGVELAGLHKAIEELEVRTLLSGEYDSREALVAIRAGAGGVDAADFAEMLLRMYLRWAERHGYPTEVYETSYAEEAGLKSATFTVKAPYAYGTLSVESGTHRLVRISPFDNQGRRQTSFAGVEVLPVVEQTDHIDIPENEIRVDVYRSSGPGGQSVNTTDSAVRLTHVPTGIVVTCQNEKSQLQNKAAALRVLQARLLERKRQEEQAKMAGLKTDAAGSWGDQMRSYVLHPYQMVKDLRTEQETGNPTSVFDGDLDAFIEAGIRWRKQQELAEDAH, from the coding sequence GTGACCAGTGCCGACTATGCCGACCAGCTTAAAGATCTTGACGCCACGCTTCGCCGGATCGAGGCGGTCATCGACATTGCTCGACTGCGCCGCGACCAGGCCGAGCTGGAGGAGGCCGCCTCCGCCCCCGACCTCTGGAACGACCAGACGCGGGCACAGGAGGTCACCTCCCGGCTGTCGTACGCCAACGCGGAGATCAGCAAGCTGGAGTCGCTGCGTACCCGGTTGGACGACGCGGGCCTGATGCTGGAGATGGCACAGGCGGAAGCCGATGCCGGCACGCTCGCCGAACTCGGCGTCGAGCTGGCCGGCCTGCACAAGGCGATAGAGGAACTGGAGGTCCGCACGCTGCTCTCCGGGGAGTACGACTCCCGGGAGGCGTTGGTGGCCATCCGGGCGGGGGCCGGCGGTGTCGACGCCGCCGACTTCGCCGAGATGCTGCTGCGGATGTACCTGCGTTGGGCGGAGCGGCACGGCTACCCGACGGAGGTGTACGAGACGTCGTACGCGGAGGAGGCCGGTCTCAAGTCGGCCACCTTCACAGTCAAGGCGCCGTACGCGTACGGGACCCTCAGCGTCGAGTCCGGAACGCACCGTTTGGTGCGGATCAGTCCGTTCGACAACCAGGGGCGGCGGCAGACCAGCTTCGCCGGCGTCGAGGTGCTGCCGGTGGTGGAACAGACGGACCACATCGACATCCCGGAGAACGAGATCCGGGTGGACGTCTACCGCTCGTCGGGCCCGGGTGGGCAGAGCGTCAACACGACCGACTCGGCGGTCCGGCTCACCCACGTCCCGACCGGCATCGTCGTCACCTGCCAGAACGAGAAGTCCCAGCTGCAGAACAAGGCCGCCGCGCTGCGCGTGCTGCAGGCCCGGCTGCTGGAGCGCAAGCGGCAGGAGGAGCAGGCGAAGATGGCCGGGCTGAAGACGGACGCCGCCGGCTCCTGGGGCGATCAGATGCGCTCGTACGTGCTGCACCCGTACCAGATGGTCAAGGATCTTCGTACCGAGCAGGAGACGGGCAACCCGACCTCGGTGTTCGACGGCGACCTCGACGCCTTCATCGAGGCCGGCATCCGTTGGCGCAAGCAGCAGGAACTGGCCGAAGACGCTCACTGA
- the ftsX gene encoding permease-like cell division protein FtsX, with product MRAKYVLSEVMVGLWRNVTMTIAMIITMAVSLTMLGASGLMYLQVNSMKDFYYDQIEVSIFLASDVSDEQRTGLQSSLDSDPLITTVTYESREEAYSRFQTLYADAPDLVNAVKPDQLPESFRIKLVDPEEYQAIFDKYNGTEGIDEIVDQRRLLDKIFSILSSVQSMALIAASIMAVAALMLVGNTIQVAAYSKRREVAVMKLVGASNWFIQAPFVLEAVVAGLFGSILGFGALVLGKVLLLDGSLRDLTELLTPIEWSSVLLMFPVMAGVGALVSAVTAWVTLRFYLRV from the coding sequence ATGCGCGCGAAATACGTCCTGTCCGAGGTGATGGTCGGACTGTGGCGCAACGTGACCATGACCATCGCCATGATCATCACCATGGCGGTGTCGCTCACCATGCTGGGCGCGAGTGGCCTGATGTACCTGCAGGTCAACTCGATGAAGGACTTCTACTACGACCAGATCGAGGTCTCGATCTTCCTCGCCTCCGACGTCTCGGACGAGCAGCGCACCGGCCTGCAGAGCTCGTTGGACTCCGATCCGCTGATCACCACGGTGACCTACGAGTCGCGGGAGGAGGCCTACAGCCGCTTCCAGACCCTCTACGCCGACGCACCGGACCTGGTCAACGCGGTCAAGCCGGACCAGCTGCCGGAGTCGTTCCGGATCAAGCTGGTGGACCCGGAGGAGTACCAGGCGATCTTCGACAAGTACAACGGCACCGAGGGCATCGACGAGATCGTCGATCAGCGCAGACTGCTCGACAAGATCTTCAGCATCCTGAGCTCGGTGCAGAGCATGGCGCTGATCGCCGCCTCGATCATGGCGGTCGCGGCGTTGATGCTGGTCGGTAACACCATCCAGGTCGCCGCGTACAGCAAGCGCCGCGAGGTCGCGGTCATGAAGCTGGTCGGCGCCTCCAACTGGTTCATCCAGGCACCGTTCGTACTGGAGGCGGTCGTCGCCGGGCTGTTCGGCTCGATCCTCGGCTTCGGCGCGCTCGTACTGGGCAAGGTGCTGCTGCTCGACGGATCGCTGCGCGACCTCACCGAGTTGCTGACCCCGATCGAGTGGAGCAGCGTACTGCTGATGTTCCCGGTGATGGCCGGCGTCGGCGCCCTGGTCAGCGCGGTCACCGCATGGGTCACGCTGCGCTTCTACCTGCGGGTCTGA
- a CDS encoding PadR family transcriptional regulator, protein MADVRINPTAAALLGLLHEGPMTGGQLMAAAERQLGAYWSMTRSQVYRELPVLAEQGLVRLGKPGPRSSQPYAITAAGKRAFLKWLADAPGRDSVRNPIALRVAFGGHHTAEQLKTVYADASEHHTEALAAAREQAREAKKNGDTFGAAALEFAVSYHKAALSWLKTAPVS, encoded by the coding sequence ATGGCGGATGTTCGTATCAATCCAACGGCAGCAGCCCTCCTTGGCCTGCTCCACGAAGGACCCATGACAGGTGGGCAACTCATGGCCGCGGCCGAGCGTCAGCTCGGTGCCTACTGGTCCATGACCCGTAGCCAGGTGTACCGGGAATTGCCGGTGCTGGCTGAGCAGGGTCTGGTCCGGCTCGGCAAACCCGGGCCCCGGTCCAGCCAGCCGTACGCGATCACCGCGGCCGGCAAGCGGGCGTTTCTCAAGTGGCTGGCCGACGCGCCGGGTCGCGACTCGGTGCGTAATCCGATCGCGCTTCGGGTCGCATTCGGCGGGCACCACACGGCGGAGCAACTGAAGACGGTCTACGCGGACGCGAGCGAGCACCACACCGAGGCGCTGGCCGCAGCCCGTGAGCAGGCACGTGAGGCGAAGAAGAACGGCGACACCTTCGGGGCCGCCGCACTCGAGTTCGCCGTCTCGTACCACAAGGCGGCGCTCTCCTGGCTGAAGACCGCTCCGGTGAGCTGA
- the smpB gene encoding SsrA-binding protein SmpB, which translates to MPREKGRKVVASNRKARHDYTITDVYEAGMALTGTEVKSLRSGRASLVDAFAQERQGEIYLYGMHIPEYLQGTWTNHEPRRTRKLLLHRTEIDRLLGKLREGGLTLVPLSVYFADGWAKVELALARGKKSYDKRQDLAKRDADREIQRVVGRRGKGMD; encoded by the coding sequence ATGCCGCGGGAGAAGGGGCGCAAGGTCGTCGCCTCGAATCGCAAGGCCCGGCACGACTACACCATCACCGACGTGTACGAGGCCGGCATGGCGCTCACCGGCACCGAGGTCAAGTCGTTGCGGTCCGGCCGGGCGTCGCTCGTGGACGCCTTCGCCCAGGAACGGCAGGGCGAGATCTACCTGTACGGGATGCACATCCCCGAGTACCTCCAGGGCACCTGGACCAACCACGAACCCCGGCGGACCCGCAAGCTGCTGCTGCATCGCACCGAGATCGACCGGCTGCTCGGCAAGCTGCGCGAGGGCGGCCTGACCCTGGTGCCGCTGTCGGTGTACTTCGCCGACGGCTGGGCCAAGGTGGAGTTGGCGCTGGCCCGGGGCAAGAAGTCCTACGACAAGCGACAGGACCTGGCCAAGCGGGACGCGGACCGGGA
- the pruA gene encoding L-glutamate gamma-semialdehyde dehydrogenase, whose protein sequence is MDAVSATPDPRNEPIRDYAPGSAERASLSRRLGELAETRIDLPMTIGGRQRMAAGAPVDVVMPHRHRHVLGVTGNAEPADAEAAVAAAKQAAPGWRALPYAERAAVFLRAADLLAGPWRDTLNAATMLGQSKTAYQAEIDSACELIDFLRFNVHFGQQVLAEQPVSAPGVWNRFDHRPLEGFVYAITPFNFTAIAGNLPTAPALMGNTVVWKPSPTQQFAAHFTMRLFEAAGLPPGVINMVTGDGLAVSEVALADRDLAGIHFTGSTRVFQQLWRTVGDNIDRYRSYPRLVGETGGKDFVVAHPSADPDALHTALVRGAYEYQGQKCSAASRAYLPKSLWTAGLRDRLVATVESLAYGDVADFTNFGGAVIDERAFARHAAVLDKVRDDPSCQVLAGGTVDDSTGWFVRPTLLTCTDPGHKVFTTEYFGPILAVSVYDDDQFWAVVEQAEAIAPYALTGAVFATDRRVIERAGQILRYAAGNFYVNDKPTGAVVGQQPFGGARASGTNDKAGSRHNLLRWTSPRTIKETFVPPVDHRYPHMG, encoded by the coding sequence ATGGACGCCGTTTCCGCGACCCCCGACCCCCGCAACGAACCGATCCGCGACTATGCCCCCGGCAGCGCCGAACGGGCCAGCCTGAGCCGGCGGCTCGGCGAGCTCGCCGAGACCCGGATCGACCTGCCGATGACCATCGGTGGCCGGCAACGGATGGCCGCCGGCGCGCCGGTCGACGTGGTCATGCCGCACCGGCACCGCCATGTGCTCGGCGTCACCGGCAACGCCGAGCCGGCCGACGCCGAGGCAGCGGTCGCGGCGGCCAAGCAGGCCGCGCCGGGCTGGCGCGCCCTGCCGTACGCCGAACGGGCCGCGGTGTTCCTGCGCGCCGCCGACCTGCTCGCCGGCCCGTGGCGGGACACGCTGAACGCGGCCACCATGCTGGGTCAGTCGAAGACCGCCTACCAGGCGGAGATCGACTCGGCCTGCGAGCTGATCGACTTCCTGCGGTTCAACGTGCACTTCGGCCAGCAGGTGCTGGCCGAGCAGCCGGTGTCGGCTCCGGGGGTGTGGAACCGGTTCGACCACCGACCGCTGGAGGGCTTCGTCTACGCGATCACCCCGTTCAACTTCACGGCGATCGCCGGGAACCTGCCGACGGCACCGGCGCTGATGGGCAACACGGTGGTCTGGAAGCCGTCGCCCACCCAGCAGTTCGCCGCGCACTTCACGATGCGGCTGTTCGAGGCCGCCGGGCTGCCCCCCGGCGTGATCAACATGGTCACCGGGGACGGGCTGGCCGTGTCCGAGGTGGCGCTGGCCGACCGGGATCTGGCCGGCATCCACTTCACCGGCTCCACCCGGGTGTTCCAACAACTGTGGCGTACCGTCGGGGACAACATCGACCGGTACCGCTCCTACCCGAGGCTGGTCGGGGAGACCGGCGGCAAGGACTTCGTGGTGGCGCACCCGAGCGCCGACCCGGACGCGCTGCACACCGCGCTGGTTCGCGGGGCGTACGAGTACCAGGGGCAGAAGTGTTCGGCGGCGTCCCGCGCGTACCTGCCGAAGTCGCTCTGGACGGCCGGGCTGCGGGACCGGCTGGTCGCCACCGTCGAGTCGCTGGCCTACGGCGACGTGGCCGACTTCACCAACTTCGGTGGGGCGGTGATCGACGAGCGGGCGTTCGCCCGGCACGCCGCCGTGCTGGACAAGGTCCGCGACGATCCGTCCTGCCAGGTGCTGGCCGGTGGCACCGTCGACGACAGCACCGGCTGGTTCGTCCGGCCCACCCTGCTGACCTGCACCGACCCCGGACACAAGGTCTTCACCACCGAGTACTTCGGCCCGATCCTGGCGGTGTCGGTCTACGACGACGACCAGTTCTGGGCGGTCGTGGAGCAGGCCGAGGCGATCGCGCCGTACGCGTTGACCGGGGCGGTCTTCGCCACCGACCGCCGGGTGATCGAGCGGGCCGGCCAGATCCTGCGGTACGCGGCCGGCAACTTCTACGTCAACGACAAGCCGACCGGGGCGGTGGTCGGGCAGCAGCCGTTCGGCGGTGCCCGGGCCAGTGGCACCAACGACAAGGCCGGGTCCCGACACAATCTGCTGCGCTGGACGTCGCCGCGCACCATCAAGGAGACGTTCGTGCCGCCGGTCGACCACCGCTACCCGCACATGGGCTGA
- a CDS encoding DUF6912 family protein, producing the protein MPDNQLRVYVPATLPALTTLRETGQLAADTAHTVTPALREWYVEGDEEELEYVAFTRAAQDALRLLHDDPTAPRRRVVVSVDLPADALKRSVLELGSSAVALVGPIAFASVAAVHVDSAEAVDDVTAAVTAVTQATAGDPDAQFVVDGAEDHELEWYDVSELDLLC; encoded by the coding sequence GTGCCCGACAATCAGCTCCGGGTCTATGTGCCGGCCACTCTGCCGGCGCTCACCACGCTGCGCGAGACCGGCCAACTCGCCGCCGACACCGCGCACACCGTCACGCCCGCGCTGCGCGAGTGGTACGTCGAAGGCGACGAGGAGGAGTTGGAGTACGTCGCCTTCACCCGCGCCGCGCAGGACGCACTGCGCCTACTGCACGACGATCCCACGGCACCCCGCCGGCGGGTCGTCGTCTCGGTCGACCTGCCGGCGGATGCGCTCAAGCGGTCCGTGTTGGAGTTGGGGTCGAGTGCCGTCGCGTTGGTCGGACCGATCGCCTTCGCCTCGGTCGCCGCCGTCCACGTCGACAGCGCCGAGGCGGTCGACGACGTGACGGCGGCCGTCACGGCGGTGACCCAGGCCACCGCCGGGGACCCGGACGCCCAGTTCGTCGTGGACGGAGCCGAGGACCACGAACTCGAGTGGTACGACGTGTCCGAGCTCGACCTGCTCTGCTGA